The sequence below is a genomic window from Bacteroidota bacterium.
TTTCATTGAAAAGTATTTCCCGTGCGAGATCGGGATCATACGTCATCAAAGCAGATCTGCATTTCGCCAGTTGAGAGCGAACAATGTATTGCATCTCGATGAGCTGCTCTTTCAGTTGATGAATTTCGGTATCTAAATGTGTCATCTAAAAGTTGGTGGTTTAAAGGTTGATCGTTGGTGGTACAATTACGAAGGCAGAAGGCGACCACCAACCACCAACTTTTTTATCCAAATCTTCCTGTGATATAATTCTGCGTCTTCGGATTTTTAGGATTCGTGAATATTTCTTTTGTCGTTCCGAATTCCATCAGTTCGCCCAGATAGAAGAAAGCGGTGTAATCACTTACGCGTCCGGCTTGCTGCATGTTGTGCGTAACGATGATGATCGTGTATTTGTTCTTCAGTTCGTAAATCAGTTCTTCGATCTTTGAAGTGGAAATTGGATCGAGCGCGGAAGTTGCTTCATCAAGTAAAAGCACTTCCGGTTTCATAGCGATCGCGCGTGCAATGCACAAACGCTGCTGTTGTCCGCCCGAAAGGAAAGTTCCTTTTTTGTGAAGATTATCTTTCACTTCATTCCACAATGCGGCGCGCGTGAGTGATTCTTCCACCACCTCCGCTTTTTCCTGTTTGGAAAGACGAATTCCATTCAGCAGATATCCTGCGATCACATTATCGTGAATGCTCATCGTCGGAAAAGGATTCGGCCGCTGGAAAACCATTCCGATCTTTCTTCTGAGCACGATGGTATTCATATCAAAGATATTTTCGCCAT
It includes:
- the pstB gene encoding phosphate ABC transporter ATP-binding protein is translated as METMREVLNETTTILSTENFNAYFGKNQVLKNVNVDLYKNQVTAIMGPSGCGKTTFIRCINRMHELTPDAKAEGVISLDGENIFDMNTIVLRRKIGMVFQRPNPFPTMSIHDNVIAGYLLNGIRLSKQEKAEVVEESLTRAALWNEVKDNLHKKGTFLSGGQQQRLCIARAIAMKPEVLLLDEATSALDPISTSKIEELIYELKNKYTIIIVTHNMQQAGRVSDYTAFFYLGELMEFGTTKEIFTNPKNPKTQNYITGRFG